The following coding sequences lie in one Maylandia zebra isolate NMK-2024a linkage group LG14, Mzebra_GT3a, whole genome shotgun sequence genomic window:
- the srpra gene encoding signal recognition particle receptor subunit alpha — protein sequence MLDFFTIFSKGGIVLWCFQGAGVTESFTGPVNALIRSVILQERSGNSSFSHGGLSLKYKLDNEFELIFVVGFQKILTLTYVDKFINDVQLRFRDRYKNELEQKGALKLLNNSFEFENDFKVLLSVAEESSKARGPAGMRTFEQSGKSQKTVKSMIETKGGDKGKEQGGKKNKNAKKEAPAAQPAKGDQDKASASGQKMVENGNQSLTAEEILQKNREEFFRKHRPGASEKPSKSPKPQKPKGKQNRVWNNGGSSTRDLDYSDKNGNGSPNGAEQNLEAQFDPEMQPASMKGDLLSVEYESSDEEEMEEEDEEVVIRETSKPSSKKGGGLFGMLKGLVGSKSLTREDMEPVLEKMKDHLIAKNVAADIASQLCDSVAKKLEGKVMGTFTTVASTVKQALQDSLVQILQPKRRVDILRDVMEAQSQRRPFVITFCGVNGVGKSTNLAKISFWLIENGFTVLIAACDTFRAGAVEQLRTHQRRLNSLHPPEKHGGRPVVQLYEKGYGKDAAGIAMEAIAYARNQAFDVVLVDTAGRMQDNAPLMTALAKLIAVNMPDLVLFVGEALVGNEAVDQLVKFNQALADHSMSDKPRLIDGIVLTKFDTIDDKVGAAISMTYITGQPIVFVGTGQTYNDLRSLNARAVVSALMKA from the exons ATGCTAGACTTCTTCACCATCTTCAGCAAAGGGGGGATAGTGTTGTGGTGTTTTCAGGGAGCCGGTGTCACTGAATCCTTCACGGGGCCGGTCAACGCTTTGATCCGCTCGGTGATCCTTCAG gagcgAAGTGGGAACAGTTCGTTTAGTCATGGGGGCTTGAGTCTTAAATACAAGCTCGACAACGAGTTTGAGTTGATTTTTGTG GTGGGTTTTCAAAAGATCCTGACGCTGACATATGTGGACAAGTTTATAAATGACGTCCAGCTTCGCTTTAGGGATCGCTATAAGAATGAGCTGGAGCAGAAGGGAGCTTTAAAGCTGCTCAACAACAGCTTTGAGTTTGAGAATGACTTCAAAGTGCTTCTCAg TGTGGCGGAGGAGAGCAGTAAAGCTCGAGGCCCTGCCGGGATGCGGACCTTTGAGCAATCTGGGAAATCTCAAAAAACTGTGAAGTCAATGATTGAGACAAAGGGTGGGGACAAAGGCAAGGAACAGGGTGGCAAGAAGAATAAAAATGCCAAAAAGGAGG CTCCTGCAGCTCAGCCTGCCAAAGGGGATCAAGACAAGGCCTCAGCCTCTGGCCAGAAGATGGTGGAGAATGGTAACCAGAGCCTGACTGCTGAGGAGATCTTGCAAAAGAACAGAGAGGAATTCTTCCGTAAGCACAGGCCAGGAGCTTCTGAAAAACCCAG TAAGTCGCCAAAGCCTCAGAAGCCAAAGGGGAAACAAAATCGTGTTTGGAACAATGGAGGCAGCAGCACCAGGGATCTGGACTACAGCGACAAGAATGGAAATGGTTCTCCAAATGGTGCCGAACAGAACCTGGAAGCACAATTTGATCCG GAAATGCAGCCAGCCTCCATGAAGGGAGACTTGCTGTCTGTGGAATACGAGTCCAGTGATgaagaggagatggaggaagaggatgaggaaGTGGTCATCAGAGAAACAAGCAAGCCAAG TTCCAAAAAGGGTGGAGGTTTGTTTGGGATGCTGAAGGGCCTGGTGGGCTCCAAGAGTTTAACCCGGGAGGATATGGAACCAGTGTTGGAGAAGATGAAGGACCACCTGATCG CAAAGAATGTAGCAGCCGACATTGCCTCCCAGCTGTGTGACTCTGTAGCCAAAAAACTGGAGGGCAAAGTCATGGGCACATTCACCA ctgtggCCTCAACAGTAAAGCAGGCCCTGCAAGACTCACTGGTGCAGATCCTGCAACCCAAGCGAAGAGTGGATATTCTGAGAGATGTCATGGAAGCACAGAGCCAGCGAAGACCTTTTGTCATCACATTTTGTGGTGTCAATGGAGTGGGAAAGTCCACCAACCTGGCAAAG ATCTCCTTCTGGCTGATAGAGAATGGTTTCACTGTGCTGATCGCAGCCTGTGACACATTTCGTGCTGGTGCCGTGGAGCAACTCCGCACTCACCAGCGCCGCCTGAACTCTCTGCATCCCCCCGAGAAGCACGGTGGACGACCTGTAGTCCAGCTTTATGAGAAAGGTTACGGGAAGGATGCTGCTGGAATTGCTATGGAGGCCATTGcctatg CCCGCAACCAGGCGTTTGATGTGGTGCTGGTGGACACTGCTGGACGTATGCAGGACAACGCCCCCCTAATGACAGCGCTGGCCAAGCTTATAGCAGTCAACATGCCTGACCTAGTGCTGTTTGTTGGGGAGGCTCTGGTGGGCAACGAGGCAGTTGATCAGCTG GTGAAGTTTAATCAGGCTCTGGCAGACCACTCCATGTCTGACAAGCCTCGCCTCATTGATGGAATTGTTCTCACCAAGTTTGACACTATTGATGACAAG GTTGGTGCTGCCATCTCCATGACTTACATCACAGGCCAGCCTATTGTGTTTGTGGGCACGGGGCAGACCTACAATGACCTGCGCAGCCTCAACGCCCGTGCTGTGGTCAGCGCCCTGATGAAGGCTTAA
- the tirap gene encoding uncharacterized protein tirap gives MHGWFQKLLKSRGSLSKQHNKEATKGSVSSVSGALTSSSSTLQSCSSSSLSSSPGGTPSKPRQLPTVLSCELRWKRKYDLFVCHSSAQSDIEEATRLVSFLEDSPRSLRCFLWQRDACPGGAVCTEFCQAVENSHLRALLITPNFVQDDWCNYMMHQVLTEGPMSNRMIPLLHSLSHSQYPKELKFYYYIDLSRNPIQAYTLVNRTVLQYLEDLVKKEVTHNFQMSGSSSGLDGADSSKEDKLMSQHSPAGTAIPLEVMRKSHKHFSGISCDHQQQQLKNMTQEGRNLATD, from the exons ATGCACG gTTGGTTCCAGAAACTCTTGAAATCGAGAGGATCTTTATCAAAGCAACACAATAAAGAAGCCACAAAAGGTTCAGTGTCTTCTGTTAGTGGTGCATTAACATCATCCTCATCTACATTACAATCGTGCTCTTCGTCGTCGCTGTCATCATCACCCGGGGGGACCCCCTCGAAACCACGGCAGCTGCCTACTGTTCTCAGTTGTGAGTTGAGATGGAAAAGAAAGTATGACCTATTTGTTTGTCACAGCAGCGCCCAAAGTGACATTGAAGAGGCCACACGCCTGGTCTCCTTCCTTGAGGATTCGCCCCGCAGCCTCAGATGCTTTCTGTGGCAGAGGGACGCCTGTCCAGGAGGTGCAGTTTGCACCGAGTTTTGTCAGGCAGTGGAGAACAGTCACTTACGAGCTCTGCTTATCACTCCTAATTTTGTTCAGGATGATTGGTGTAATTATATGATGCACCAGGTACTGACAGAGGGACCCATGTCCAATAGGATGATTCCTCTGCTTCACAGCCTGTCCCACTCTCAGTACCCTAAGGAGCTGAAGTTCTACTACTACATTGACCTGAGCAGGAACCCCATCCAAGCCTATACGCTTGTCAACAGGACGGTACTCCAGT ACCTGGAGGACCTGGTTAAAAAAGAGGTGACTCATAATTTCCAGATGAGTGGCTCTAGCAGTGGATTAGATGGAGCAGACAGCTCAAAAGAAGACAAGCTGATGTCCCAGCACAGCCCTGCTGGGACTGCTATTCCACTGGAAGTGATGCGAAAGAGCCATAAACACTTTAGTGGCATTTCCTGTgatcatcagcagcagcaattaAAGAATATGACGCAGGAAGGGAGAAACTTAGCTACTGACTGA
- the ilvbl gene encoding 2-hydroxyacyl-CoA lyase 2, giving the protein MEPFGVVGIVLGSFTSLVLGGLLFAAYKLGILYQLFHKTDTKSSKHGGDIVAEVLHAHGVKYIFTLVGGHISPILVACEKMGIRIVDTRHEATAVFAADAVARLSGTVGVAAVTAGPGLTNTVTAVKNAQMAESPLLLIGGAAGTLLQGRGALQDIDQMSLFKPLCKFCTSIRTVREIVPTVKKALAIAQSGTPGPVFIEFPIDTLYPFHLVSKEFVVKNPPKGLMGRIVSWYLHNHLMNLFAGAWEPRDMSPLPVHIPQATDNQIQKCLELVSRAKKPVIVLGSQATLPPTPVDNIRKALEDLGIPCFLGGMCRGLLGKDSPIHIRQNRRDALKEADVVVLAGTVCDFRLSYGRTLSRRSKIIAVNRDKTQLLKNSDMFWKPTIAIQGDAGSFLVRLSEGLKGHRCPEEWPQSLKAGDATKEAANKAKAEEKTEYHLNPLKALHCVDELMAEDSVIVADGGDFVGSAAYIMKPRGPLCWLDPGAFGTLGVGGGFALGAKLCRPESEVWIVYGDGSLGYSIAEFDTFTRHKTPVIALVGNDACWSQISREQVPMLGSNVACGLAYTDYHIVADGYGGKGYLIGSENEEKLNDIVRQAQRDAREGKAALINVLIGKTNFRDGSISI; this is encoded by the exons ATGGAGCCTTTTGGAGTCGTCGGCATTGTTCTCGGATCCTTTACAAGCCTGGTGCTGGGTGGGCTACTGTTTGCAGCCTACAAACTTGGCATACTCTACCAATTGTTCCACAAA ACTGACACAAAGAGCTCCAAGCACGGTGGCGACATTGTGGCAGAGGTCCTCCATGCCCATGGGGTCAAGTACATTTTCACTCTTGTGGGTGGGCATATTTCACCTATCCTGGTGGCTTGCGAGAAGATGGGGATCCGGATTGTGGACACTAGGCACGAGGCCACTGCAGTCTTCGCTGCTGATGCTGTGGCAAGACTTTCAG GTACGGTTGGTGTAGCCGCTGTGACGGCTGGCCCAGGCCTCACTAACACAGTGACCGCAGTGAAGAATGCTCAGATGGCTGAATCTCCTTTGCTGCTCATTGGAGGAGCTGCTGGCACGCTACTCCAG GGCAGAGGAGCACTGCAAGATATCGACCAGATGTCTCTCTTCAAGCCTTTGTGTAAGTTCTGCACCTCCATCAGGACTGTCAGAGAAATTGTGCCTACGGTCAAGAAGGCGTTGGCCATTGCTCAGTCAGGAACGCCTGGTCCTGTTTTCATAGAGTTCCCCATTGACACGCTCTACCCCTTCCACCTGGTGTCTAAGGAGTTTGTTGTTAAGAACCCTCCCAAAGGCCTGATGGGAAGAATTGTCTCATG GTACCTTCATAACCACCTCATGAATCTCTTTGCTGGAGCCTGGGAGCCCAGGGATATGTCTCCACTTCCCGTTCACATCCCTCAAGCCACAGACAATCAG ATCCAAAAGTGCCTAGAGCTGGTGAGTCGAGCCAAGAAACCTGTTATTGTGCTGGGTAGCCAAGCAACACTACCCCCAACACCAGTGGATAACATCAG gAAGGCTTTGGAGGATCTGGGCATCCCCTGCTTTCTCGGGGGTATGTGTCGTGGCTTGCTGGGTAAAGACAGCCCCATCCACATCCGACAAAACAGACGAGATGCTCTGAAGGAAGCCGATGTGGTAGTCCTGGCAG GCACTGTGTGTGACTTCCGGCTGAGTTACGGCAGAACTCTCAGCAGACGCAGCAAGATCATCGCTGTCAACAGAGACAAGACACAGCTGCTAAAAAACTCAGACATGTTCTGGAAACCAACTATAGCAATTCAGG GTGATGCTGGATCATTTTTAGTGCGACTTTCCGAAGGGCTGAAGGGCCATCGCTGTCCAGAGGAATGGCCTCAGAGCCTCAAAGCAGGGGATGCGACCAAAGAAGCTGCAAACAA ggCTAAAGCTGAGGAGAAGACTGAATACCACTTAAATCCCTTGAAAGCCCTCCATTGTGTGGATGAGCTGATGGCTGAGGACAGCGTCATTGTTGCAGATGGAGGAGATTTTGTAGGAAGTGCCGCTTACATAATGAAACCAAGAGGACCTCTGTGTTGGCTCGATCCAG GAGCCTTTGGGACTCTGGGAGTTGGAGGTGGTTTTGCTTTGGGGGCTAAACTGTGCCGGCCTGAATCTGAG gTGTGGATAGTCTATGGTGATGGCTCCTTAGGATACAGTATTGCAGAGTTTGACACATTCACTAGACACAAG ACACCAGTGATAGCTCTGGTGGGAAATGATGCGTGCTGGAGTCAGATATCCAGAGAGCAGGTTCCTATGCTCGGCAGCAACGTGGCATGCGGCCTTGCATATACAG ACTATCACATCGTGGCAGATGGCTACGGTGGTAAGGGCTACCTTATAGGCtctgaaaatgaagaaaagttAAATGATATCGTCAGACAAGCTCAGAGGGATGCCCGGGAGGGCAAGGCTGCACTTATCAATGTTCTGATAGGGAAGACCAATTTTAGAGATGGCTCTATTTCGATATAG
- the fam118b gene encoding protein FAM118B isoform X2: MASVVAVKTEKRPAVDSQDADSNAKKPRKLLPSLKTKRAPELVLVIGTGVSSAVAPQVPALRSWKGLIQALLDAANDFDLLEEEENRRFQKHMQEDKNLVHVAHDLIQKLSPRTGNVRSTFFKDCLYEVFDDLECKMEHAGKHLLRSVLQLMESGALVLTTNFDNLLEIYAAHQGTKLESLDLTDEKKVLEWAQEKRRLSVLHIHGVYTNPSGIVLHPAGYQNVLRNTEVMREIQKLYETKSFVFLGCGRTVDDTTFQALFLEAVKHKSDLEHFMLVRREDVGEFKKLRDNMLDKGIKVISYGDEYADLPEYFERLANEICNRDVSTNGWGSPSQNGEEQQIGINTQKSLLQG, translated from the exons ATGGCCTCTGTTGTAGCAGTGAAAACTGAGAAGCGGCCTGCAGTGGATTCTCAGGATGCAGACTCCAATGCTAAAAAGCCCAG GAAACTGCTGCCCAGTCTGAAGACTAAGCGAGCCCCCGAGCTTGTCCTGGTGATTGGTACGGGGGTAAGCTCTGCAGTGGCCCCTCAGGTCCCTGCTCTCCGCTCCTGGAAGGGCCTCATCCAGGCCTTGCTCGATGCAGCCAATGACTTTGACCTActggaggaagaggaaaatCGGCGGTTCCAGAAGCACATGCAGGAAGACAAGAATTTGGTGCATGTGGCCCATGACCTCATTCAGAAACTTTCCCCG agaACAGGTAATGTAAGGTCCACGTTCTTCAAGGACTGCCTGTACGAAGTGTTTGATGATTTGGAGTGTAAGATGGAGCACGCAGGGAAACACTTACTGCGGTCAGTGCTGCAGTTAATGGAGAGCGGCGCACTCGTTCTCACTACCAACTTCGACAACCTGCTGGAAATTTATGCAGCCCATCAGGGCACCAAGCTGGAGTCTTTGGACCTGACAGATGAGAAGAAG GTGCTGGAGTGGGCTCAGGAGAAACGGAGGTTAAGTGTTCTGCATATCCACGGTGTTTACACCAACCCCAGTGGTATCGTACTGCACCCTGCTGGCTATCAGAATGTATTGAGGAACACTGAGGTTATG CGTGAGATTCAGAAGTTGTACGAGACCAAATCCTTTGTCTTTCTGGGCTGCGGCCGCACAGTAGACGACACAACCTTCCAGGCTCTGTTCTTGGAGGCGGTTAAACACAAGTCGGACCTCGAGCACTTCATGCTCGTGCGGCGAGAGGATGTGGGAGAGTTCAAGAAGCTGCGCGACAACATGCTTGACAAGGGCATCAAGGTCATCTCCTATGGAGACGAGTACGCTGACCTGCCTGAGTACTTTGAGAGGCTGGCCAATGAGATCTGCAACCGTGACGTGTCCACCAATGGCTGGG GATCCCCGTCGCAGAACGGAGAGGAACAGCAGATCGGTATTAACACACAGAAAAGCCTCCTTCAAGGTTAA
- the fam118b gene encoding protein FAM118B isoform X1 produces the protein MASVVAVKTEKRPAVDSQDADSNAKKPRIWEVPSWEPSSLNLCLPQRKLLPSLKTKRAPELVLVIGTGVSSAVAPQVPALRSWKGLIQALLDAANDFDLLEEEENRRFQKHMQEDKNLVHVAHDLIQKLSPRTGNVRSTFFKDCLYEVFDDLECKMEHAGKHLLRSVLQLMESGALVLTTNFDNLLEIYAAHQGTKLESLDLTDEKKVLEWAQEKRRLSVLHIHGVYTNPSGIVLHPAGYQNVLRNTEVMREIQKLYETKSFVFLGCGRTVDDTTFQALFLEAVKHKSDLEHFMLVRREDVGEFKKLRDNMLDKGIKVISYGDEYADLPEYFERLANEICNRDVSTNGWGSPSQNGEEQQIGINTQKSLLQG, from the exons ATGGCCTCTGTTGTAGCAGTGAAAACTGAGAAGCGGCCTGCAGTGGATTCTCAGGATGCAGACTCCAATGCTAAAAAGCCCAG GATTTGGGAAGTACCATCTTGGGAACCATCGTCACTCAATCTCTGCCTACCCCAAAGGAAACTGCTGCCCAGTCTGAAGACTAAGCGAGCCCCCGAGCTTGTCCTGGTGATTGGTACGGGGGTAAGCTCTGCAGTGGCCCCTCAGGTCCCTGCTCTCCGCTCCTGGAAGGGCCTCATCCAGGCCTTGCTCGATGCAGCCAATGACTTTGACCTActggaggaagaggaaaatCGGCGGTTCCAGAAGCACATGCAGGAAGACAAGAATTTGGTGCATGTGGCCCATGACCTCATTCAGAAACTTTCCCCG agaACAGGTAATGTAAGGTCCACGTTCTTCAAGGACTGCCTGTACGAAGTGTTTGATGATTTGGAGTGTAAGATGGAGCACGCAGGGAAACACTTACTGCGGTCAGTGCTGCAGTTAATGGAGAGCGGCGCACTCGTTCTCACTACCAACTTCGACAACCTGCTGGAAATTTATGCAGCCCATCAGGGCACCAAGCTGGAGTCTTTGGACCTGACAGATGAGAAGAAG GTGCTGGAGTGGGCTCAGGAGAAACGGAGGTTAAGTGTTCTGCATATCCACGGTGTTTACACCAACCCCAGTGGTATCGTACTGCACCCTGCTGGCTATCAGAATGTATTGAGGAACACTGAGGTTATG CGTGAGATTCAGAAGTTGTACGAGACCAAATCCTTTGTCTTTCTGGGCTGCGGCCGCACAGTAGACGACACAACCTTCCAGGCTCTGTTCTTGGAGGCGGTTAAACACAAGTCGGACCTCGAGCACTTCATGCTCGTGCGGCGAGAGGATGTGGGAGAGTTCAAGAAGCTGCGCGACAACATGCTTGACAAGGGCATCAAGGTCATCTCCTATGGAGACGAGTACGCTGACCTGCCTGAGTACTTTGAGAGGCTGGCCAATGAGATCTGCAACCGTGACGTGTCCACCAATGGCTGGG GATCCCCGTCGCAGAACGGAGAGGAACAGCAGATCGGTATTAACACACAGAAAAGCCTCCTTCAAGGTTAA